A region from the Streptomyces lydicus genome encodes:
- a CDS encoding ATP-binding protein, which produces MTSAARPRVLEGVETLPADVTSFVGRRQQVTDAKRLLASSRLLTLTGPGGVGKTRLALHVAAAVRPGFRDGVRFVELAELRDSSLFAHTVAAQLGLHDQPSCTTIDVIIEYLASHEVLLTLDNCEHLIDDCALFIDGVMRACPKVQILATSRQSLGVYGETTLVVPPLPVPSPEAVPSPDALTQYDAVQLFVDRAGAVLPGFHLRGQDCAAIARLCRALDGIPLAIELATVWLRALSLGQIEERLSERYRLLTVGPRNAPARQRTLQALIDWSYDLCAQSEQQLWARASAFSGSFDLDGIEFVGAGEGITPEEIRNIVLSLVDKSILIREERDGCVRYRMLESIREYGEARLVAAGEHDAVHRRHRDWYVRMVEQFQAEWMGPDQDSWILRLRREHANLREALSFCLTQPDDAVLALRMADKLGTYLGVQGFNSVTRHWLDQALAASSEPSPERTSALRRNAWVALLQGDVDAAQVQLVEAAELAGKLGLTKESAYVTLVEGMRAASSGDIEQAALLTADALSGFSSGHELSGKLLAMSIHGLILGHQGERERGLALLEEAVALTMERGEVIWRSWALLALSFVELDHDLVHAEAAAREALNLRRRVSAKFLMAFAFEILSWVSERQARHVRAATLSGAAAAMWRTVGTSPDYFHPVGVVHRQHIGRVRAAMGDDRYHTAFQRGYDLSEEAAVDYVLETVSLTGEQRQASGADADLTPRERQIAQLVSEGLTNKEIAARLVIALRTAEGHVQRILTKLGFSSRAQIAAWYVSGQSVRELSIPSN; this is translated from the coding sequence ATGACTTCCGCGGCTCGGCCCAGAGTCCTGGAGGGTGTCGAGACCCTTCCGGCTGACGTCACCAGTTTCGTCGGCCGGCGGCAGCAGGTGACCGATGCGAAACGACTGCTGGCATCCTCACGGCTTTTGACGCTCACCGGCCCCGGAGGGGTGGGCAAGACACGTCTTGCCCTGCATGTGGCCGCCGCTGTGCGACCGGGTTTCCGGGACGGCGTGCGCTTCGTCGAGCTGGCTGAATTGCGCGATTCCTCGCTGTTCGCGCACACGGTGGCGGCGCAACTCGGCCTGCACGACCAGCCCTCGTGCACCACGATCGACGTGATCATCGAATACCTCGCCTCCCACGAGGTGCTTCTGACGCTCGATAACTGTGAGCATCTGATCGACGACTGCGCGCTGTTCATCGATGGCGTCATGCGAGCGTGTCCGAAGGTACAGATCCTGGCGACGAGCCGGCAGTCGCTCGGTGTGTACGGCGAGACGACGCTGGTGGTTCCCCCGCTGCCGGTACCCAGCCCGGAAGCGGTGCCGTCGCCGGATGCGCTGACGCAGTACGACGCGGTGCAGCTGTTCGTCGATCGGGCCGGCGCCGTCCTGCCCGGCTTCCATCTCCGTGGCCAGGACTGCGCGGCGATCGCACGGCTGTGCCGCGCGCTCGACGGGATTCCGCTGGCGATCGAGCTGGCCACGGTGTGGCTGCGCGCACTGTCGCTCGGCCAGATCGAGGAGCGCCTGTCCGAGCGCTACCGTTTGCTCACCGTCGGCCCCCGCAACGCACCCGCACGGCAACGCACGCTGCAAGCGCTGATCGACTGGAGCTACGACCTGTGCGCGCAGTCCGAACAACAGCTGTGGGCCCGGGCATCAGCATTCTCCGGCAGCTTCGATCTGGACGGCATCGAATTCGTCGGCGCCGGCGAGGGGATCACACCGGAGGAGATACGGAATATCGTTCTCTCCCTCGTCGACAAATCCATCCTGATCCGCGAAGAGCGTGATGGCTGTGTGCGCTATCGGATGCTGGAGAGCATAAGGGAGTACGGCGAGGCGCGGCTTGTGGCGGCCGGCGAGCATGATGCCGTCCACCGCCGCCATCGCGACTGGTACGTCCGTATGGTGGAGCAATTCCAGGCTGAATGGATGGGGCCGGACCAGGATTCCTGGATTCTGCGGCTGCGACGCGAGCACGCCAACCTGCGCGAGGCCCTCAGCTTCTGCCTCACCCAGCCCGATGACGCCGTCCTCGCACTGCGCATGGCCGACAAACTGGGGACCTACTTGGGTGTCCAGGGCTTCAACAGCGTGACGCGTCACTGGCTCGACCAAGCGCTGGCGGCGAGCTCCGAGCCTTCGCCGGAGCGCACTTCGGCATTGCGCCGAAATGCTTGGGTGGCGCTGCTGCAAGGTGACGTCGACGCCGCGCAGGTGCAGCTCGTCGAGGCCGCCGAGCTGGCCGGGAAACTCGGCCTCACGAAGGAAAGCGCGTATGTGACGCTCGTGGAGGGGATGAGGGCCGCATCCTCAGGAGACATCGAGCAGGCGGCGCTGCTCACCGCCGACGCTCTGTCCGGGTTCAGCTCGGGGCACGAACTCAGCGGCAAGCTCCTCGCGATGTCCATCCACGGACTCATCCTCGGGCACCAGGGAGAGCGCGAACGGGGCCTGGCCCTCCTGGAGGAAGCAGTTGCCCTCACCATGGAGCGCGGAGAGGTCATCTGGCGCTCCTGGGCACTGCTGGCCCTCTCCTTCGTCGAGCTCGACCACGACCTGGTGCACGCGGAAGCGGCAGCGCGCGAGGCCCTGAACCTGCGCCGCCGGGTGAGCGCCAAGTTCCTGATGGCCTTCGCGTTCGAAATCCTTTCCTGGGTGAGCGAACGACAGGCGCGCCATGTCCGGGCAGCGACCCTGAGCGGTGCCGCCGCTGCCATGTGGCGGACGGTCGGCACCTCGCCGGACTATTTCCACCCGGTGGGAGTGGTGCACCGGCAGCACATCGGTAGGGTCCGCGCGGCCATGGGCGACGACCGCTACCACACTGCTTTCCAGCGCGGCTACGACCTGTCCGAAGAGGCGGCAGTGGACTACGTGCTCGAAACGGTGTCCTTGACCGGCGAGCAACGGCAAGCGAGCGGTGCGGATGCAGACTTGACGCCGAGAGAGCGGCAGATCGCCCAGCTGGTATCCGAGGGCCTGACCAACAAGGAAATCGCAGCACGCCTGGTCATCGCCCTCCGCACGGCCGAGGGACACGTCCAACGCATCCTCACCAAGCTCGGGTTCAGCTCCCGTGCACAGATTGCCGCCTGGTACGTCAGCGGACAGAGCGTCCGGGAACTGTCGATTCCCTCGAACTGA
- a CDS encoding ATP-binding protein has protein sequence METSQQLSYAMRMPVHTAAGDSPCGSGRDVALIGCDPRFVAHASRPLAHRPEAVGFARRIARSVLHAWRIDDDAAHSVLLVVSELVTNAVEHAQPPLALHLCRENRGRRVWVGITDGGPSARGGSWTSTCAHDEHGRGLAIVEALAAAHGADRHVGGTTHWARLPVACGTH, from the coding sequence ATGGAAACCTCGCAACAGCTCTCCTATGCGATGCGGATGCCGGTGCATACCGCCGCCGGCGACAGCCCTTGCGGCAGCGGCCGGGACGTAGCCCTCATCGGATGCGATCCCCGTTTCGTCGCTCACGCATCGCGCCCGCTCGCGCACCGGCCGGAAGCGGTCGGCTTCGCGCGTCGCATCGCCCGGTCGGTGCTCCACGCCTGGCGCATCGACGACGACGCCGCCCATTCGGTACTGCTCGTGGTGTCCGAGCTGGTCACCAACGCCGTGGAGCACGCTCAGCCGCCGCTCGCCCTGCACCTGTGCCGTGAGAACAGAGGCCGTCGGGTGTGGGTGGGAATCACCGATGGCGGCCCGTCGGCACGGGGCGGGTCCTGGACGTCGACCTGTGCCCACGATGAACACGGGCGCGGCCTGGCCATTGTCGAAGCTCTGGCCGCCGCTCACGGCGCCGATCGCCACGTGGGCGGCACCACGCACTGGGCCCGATTGCCCGTGGCGTGCGGGACTCACTGA